From a single Bacillus sp. NEB1478 genomic region:
- a CDS encoding carboxymuconolactone decarboxylase family protein — MDKSRYQKGLAKLKEFTASNNKDVSTHSKITENFKDIAPAVSKYMIEFTYGDVYTRPGLDNKQRALVTIASLVTQGTEPQLELHINAGLTAGLTPEEIIESFIQLLSYTGFPRVINAVNVAKRVFAQRGVSVKIPEFDQVID, encoded by the coding sequence ATGGATAAAAGTCGTTATCAAAAAGGTTTAGCTAAATTAAAGGAATTTACCGCATCGAACAACAAAGATGTATCCACACATTCCAAAATCACGGAAAATTTCAAAGATATCGCACCAGCAGTAAGTAAATATATGATTGAATTTACCTATGGTGACGTTTATACTCGTCCAGGATTAGATAACAAACAACGTGCCTTAGTTACTATTGCATCTCTAGTAACACAAGGAACAGAACCCCAACTGGAATTGCATATAAATGCAGGATTAACAGCTGGATTGACTCCAGAGGAAATTATTGAAAGTTTCATACAATTACTATCATATACAGGTTTTCCTCGTGTTATTAATGCAGTGAATGTGGCAAAAAGAGTGTTTGCTCAACGAGGTGTGTCTGTTAAAATACCAGAATTTGATCAAGTTATAGATTAA
- a CDS encoding malate:quinone oxidoreductase, which translates to MSNRETKTDVILIGAGIMSATLGTLLKELVPEWEVKVFEKLENAGEESSNEWNNAGTGHAALCELNYTSENPDGSVDISKAIKINEQFQLSMQFWSYLVNSRLIHNPQDFIMPLPHMSMVQGEDNVSFLKKRFEAMSKNPLFKGMEFSEDPVKLMEWIPLIMQDRPLNEAIAATKIDAGTDVNFGALTRMLFDHLETQNVDIKYKHSVENIKQKNDGSWELKVKNLSSDRIERHNAKFVFIGGGGGSLHLLQKTGVPEGKHIGGFPVSGIFMVCNNPDVVAQQNAKVYGKAKVGAPPMSVPHLDTRYIENKKSLLFGPFAGFSPKFLKTGSMFDLVTSVKPNNVLTMLAAGAKEMSLTKYLIQQVLLSKEQRMEELREFIPNAKAEDWDLVVAGQRVQVIKDTEAGKGTLQFGTEVITAANGSIAALLGASPGASTAVHVMLEILQKCFPQHMAEWEPKIKEMIPSYGVSLMDNPALLNKIHTSTAETLGLSVSKKKEREPVLV; encoded by the coding sequence ATGAGCAACAGAGAAACTAAAACAGACGTCATTTTAATTGGTGCCGGTATCATGAGTGCGACTTTAGGGACTCTCTTGAAAGAACTAGTACCTGAATGGGAAGTTAAAGTATTTGAGAAGCTCGAAAACGCTGGTGAAGAAAGTTCTAATGAATGGAATAATGCAGGAACGGGACATGCGGCATTGTGCGAGCTTAACTACACGTCCGAAAATCCGGATGGATCTGTTGATATTAGCAAAGCGATAAAAATAAATGAACAGTTTCAGCTCTCTATGCAGTTTTGGTCTTATCTTGTAAACAGCAGGCTGATCCATAATCCCCAGGACTTTATCATGCCATTGCCACATATGAGTATGGTACAAGGGGAAGACAACGTATCGTTCTTAAAGAAACGTTTTGAAGCGATGTCTAAAAATCCTCTGTTCAAAGGGATGGAATTTTCCGAAGACCCGGTAAAACTGATGGAATGGATCCCGCTTATTATGCAAGACCGTCCACTTAACGAAGCGATAGCGGCTACAAAAATCGACGCTGGAACGGACGTCAACTTTGGTGCATTAACACGCATGCTGTTTGACCACTTAGAAACACAAAACGTCGATATCAAATACAAACATAGTGTTGAAAATATTAAACAAAAAAACGATGGTTCTTGGGAATTAAAAGTGAAGAATCTTAGTAGCGATCGCATAGAACGCCATAACGCAAAATTCGTCTTCATCGGAGGCGGTGGCGGAAGTCTGCATCTGCTGCAAAAAACCGGTGTTCCTGAAGGGAAACATATCGGAGGGTTCCCTGTAAGCGGTATCTTTATGGTATGTAATAATCCGGATGTTGTCGCACAGCAAAATGCGAAAGTATACGGCAAAGCGAAAGTTGGAGCTCCGCCGATGTCTGTTCCGCATCTGGACACTCGATATATTGAAAATAAAAAATCATTGCTGTTTGGACCATTTGCCGGCTTCTCGCCAAAATTTTTGAAGACGGGTTCCATGTTCGATCTCGTAACTTCTGTAAAACCGAATAATGTCTTAACGATGCTCGCAGCAGGTGCAAAAGAGATGTCACTGACAAAATACTTGATTCAGCAAGTTTTGTTATCGAAAGAACAGCGCATGGAAGAATTGCGTGAGTTTATCCCGAACGCGAAAGCTGAGGATTGGGACCTGGTGGTAGCCGGCCAGCGTGTGCAAGTGATCAAAGATACGGAAGCTGGAAAAGGAACACTTCAATTTGGTACAGAAGTGATTACTGCAGCTAACGGTTCGATCGCAGCATTACTAGGAGCTTCTCCTGGTGCATCGACTGCCGTTCATGTCATGCTTGAAATTTTACAGAAGTGTTTCCCGCAGCATATGGCAGAGTGGGAACCGAAGATCAAAGAGATGATTCCTTCCTATGGCGTGTCACTGATGGATAACCCAGCTCTTTTGAACAAAATTCATACTTCAACAGCAGAGACACTTGGACTAAGTGTAAGTAAAAAGAAAGAGCGTGAGCCAGTCTTAGTTTAA
- a CDS encoding aldo/keto reductase: protein MEKRKLGNSGLEVSAIGLGCMGMSHGYGPASDKKKMISLIHESIVRGVTFFDTAEVYGPFVNEELVGEALTPYKGKVVIATKFGIQMVDGKQVLDSKPEHIRQSVEGSLKRLKVDTIDLYYQHRVDPNVPIEEVAGVVQDLIKEGKIKYWGLSEAGVKTIRRAHAVHPLTAIQSEYSMMWRTPEEELLPVLEELGIGFVPFSPLGKGFLTGKINKDATFVNSDFRSIVPRFKPENMEANQVLVQLIKKIAVGKDATPAQIALAWVLAQKPWIVPIPGTRKLERLEENLGATEVELTPDELSDLNDALSKIEIAGDRYPAEYANRVGK, encoded by the coding sequence ATGGAAAAACGCAAATTAGGGAATAGTGGTTTAGAAGTTTCTGCGATAGGACTCGGATGCATGGGGATGAGCCATGGTTATGGTCCGGCATCTGACAAGAAAAAAATGATTTCACTTATCCATGAGTCAATTGTACGGGGTGTTACTTTCTTTGACACTGCTGAAGTTTATGGTCCATTTGTAAATGAGGAGTTAGTAGGTGAAGCACTTACTCCTTATAAGGGGAAAGTAGTCATCGCAACTAAATTTGGTATTCAAATGGTGGATGGCAAGCAGGTGCTTGACAGTAAGCCGGAGCACATTAGGCAATCAGTCGAAGGCTCACTCAAACGCCTGAAAGTTGATACTATTGATCTTTACTATCAACATCGGGTTGATCCAAATGTGCCAATTGAGGAAGTTGCTGGAGTAGTACAAGACCTAATCAAAGAAGGTAAGATTAAATATTGGGGACTTTCTGAAGCAGGGGTGAAAACTATTCGTCGTGCACACGCTGTTCATCCACTCACTGCTATTCAAAGTGAATACTCAATGATGTGGAGAACTCCTGAAGAAGAACTTCTCCCTGTACTTGAAGAGCTTGGAATTGGATTTGTTCCGTTTAGTCCGTTGGGCAAGGGCTTCCTTACCGGAAAAATTAATAAGGACGCAACATTCGTTAACTCCGATTTCCGCAGCATTGTTCCTCGCTTCAAACCTGAGAATATGGAAGCAAATCAAGTTTTGGTCCAACTGATAAAGAAGATTGCTGTAGGTAAAGATGCAACCCCGGCTCAAATCGCACTAGCTTGGGTTCTTGCACAAAAGCCATGGATTGTTCCAATTCCGGGTACACGAAAATTGGAGCGCCTCGAAGAAAATCTTGGTGCAACTGAGGTTGAACTGACTCCTGATGAACTGAGTGATTTGAACGATGCGCTGTCAAAGATCGAGATTGCGGGAGATCGCTATCCTGCAGAATACGCAAATAGAGTAGGTAAATAA
- a CDS encoding DsbA family oxidoreductase translates to MGKKRLEDAIKQINHPIEVTYRCFELDPAMERDVKENVYEKLARKYGMSIAQAKANAGNVVQTAKEAGLEFNMDTVIQTNTFDAHRLAVFAQTQGLMKEMTERILRAYFTDSKHIGDHETLTELAVEVGLNREAVAKMLASDEMADAVRADEQTAQQYNITGVPFFLIDKKYALTGAQPTDVFVQALKQIIAEDDSAVNQDGATCDDDGCEIPEK, encoded by the coding sequence ATTGGCAAAAAGCGTCTGGAGGACGCTATTAAGCAGATTAACCATCCGATCGAAGTAACGTATCGCTGCTTTGAGTTGGATCCGGCAATGGAACGGGATGTAAAAGAAAACGTATATGAAAAACTGGCTCGAAAATATGGGATGAGTATAGCGCAAGCAAAAGCAAACGCTGGGAACGTGGTGCAAACGGCGAAGGAAGCTGGATTGGAATTTAATATGGATACGGTGATTCAAACCAACACCTTTGATGCTCACAGACTTGCGGTGTTTGCTCAAACCCAAGGCTTAATGAAAGAGATGACCGAGCGGATATTACGTGCCTATTTTACCGATTCCAAACATATTGGGGATCATGAAACATTAACAGAGCTGGCAGTAGAAGTCGGATTGAACCGGGAAGCTGTAGCAAAAATGCTTGCAAGTGATGAGATGGCAGACGCCGTTCGAGCCGATGAGCAAACAGCACAGCAGTATAACATTACAGGCGTTCCATTCTTCCTCATTGATAAGAAATATGCCCTAACTGGTGCGCAGCCAACTGATGTGTTTGTTCAAGCTTTGAAACAAATCATCGCAGAAGATGATAGCGCCGTAAACCAAGATGGTGCGACATGTGACGACGATGGATGTGAAATTCCTGAAAAGTAA
- a CDS encoding AraC family transcriptional regulator, with the protein MSEQIFEKQAELTKLIERHTSQDGSHSTAIPSLIFSRYSNVTGPNYGVYKPSLCIVVQGKKVVLLAQEHYEYGPADYLIASVNLPISGQVIKATNENPYLALKLEFTPNQILEILRDSVKQKENTKRGMYVNQLEFSLLDSVTRLVRLLDSPNDIPVLAPLITKEIIYRVLQGPHGVTLGQIVIEGSSAYKISDVIEHIMNNYDHSLRIEDLAKIANMSVSSLHRHFKEVTAMSPIQFQKQLRLQEARRLLLSESTDATEAAFRVGYESPSQFSREYSRMFGLPPKEDINRLKDDICIKKCFNPESE; encoded by the coding sequence ATGTCTGAACAAATTTTTGAAAAACAAGCTGAACTTACAAAACTCATTGAGCGTCATACAAGTCAGGATGGTTCTCATTCGACTGCTATTCCGTCTCTAATTTTCTCTCGTTACTCTAATGTTACTGGTCCGAATTACGGAGTTTACAAGCCTTCTTTATGCATTGTCGTTCAAGGTAAGAAGGTGGTTTTACTGGCACAGGAGCACTATGAATACGGTCCTGCCGACTACCTTATTGCATCTGTTAACTTGCCAATTTCCGGACAAGTCATAAAAGCCACTAACGAGAATCCATACTTAGCACTCAAACTCGAATTTACTCCAAATCAAATCTTAGAGATTTTGCGAGATTCTGTTAAACAGAAAGAAAATACTAAAAGAGGCATGTATGTAAACCAATTAGAGTTCTCCCTGCTGGACTCTGTGACTAGATTAGTCCGTTTGCTTGATAGCCCTAATGATATACCGGTACTTGCCCCTCTTATCACGAAAGAAATCATCTATAGAGTTTTACAAGGGCCGCATGGAGTTACGCTAGGGCAAATTGTAATTGAAGGAAGTTCCGCCTATAAAATCAGTGACGTTATCGAACATATCATGAATAACTATGACCATTCTCTTCGAATTGAGGACCTTGCAAAAATTGCAAATATGAGTGTTTCTTCTCTCCATAGACACTTTAAAGAGGTAACCGCAATGAGCCCTATTCAGTTCCAAAAACAACTGAGGCTACAGGAAGCTCGTCGCCTGTTATTATCCGAGTCTACAGATGCCACTGAAGCAGCCTTCAGGGTAGGATACGAAAGCCCTTCCCAGTTCAGTCGTGAATATTCCCGCATGTTTGGTTTACCACCAAAAGAAGATATAAACCGCTTGAAAGACGACATATGTATAAAAAAGTGCTTTAATCCAGAATCGGAGTAA
- a CDS encoding M15 family metallopeptidase yields the protein MNDKEFLYIPDIKRIEGWKDIKIDISSEKLVPLSQRNSFIVEPMYYLNGIQGAINECYVRESLVYMLEQASLKLPIGYKFIIWDTWRPVEVQQSIFNNFKKELSSKHPNTTEEELITLTQKYAALPSTNVLKPSPHLTGGSVDLSILDEKGKLLNMGTDFDDLSNKASTRYYEVRGNDNELNRFEKECLQNRRLLYHTLTSVGFTNYHEEWWHYDFGNQLWGKVSNNNAIYSSIYI from the coding sequence ATGAATGATAAAGAATTTTTATATATACCAGATATCAAACGAATCGAAGGTTGGAAAGATATAAAGATAGACATAAGTAGTGAAAAATTAGTGCCGCTAAGTCAAAGGAATAGTTTTATTGTAGAGCCTATGTATTATTTAAATGGAATACAAGGTGCTATAAATGAATGCTATGTTCGTGAATCTCTTGTTTATATGTTAGAGCAAGCATCTTTAAAACTTCCAATCGGTTATAAATTTATTATTTGGGATACTTGGAGACCAGTAGAAGTACAACAGTCAATATTTAATAATTTTAAAAAAGAATTATCTTCGAAACATCCAAATACCACCGAAGAAGAGTTAATAACTTTGACACAAAAATATGCAGCATTACCATCTACTAACGTATTAAAACCTTCTCCACATTTAACAGGTGGTTCAGTGGATTTATCTATTTTAGATGAAAAAGGAAAACTACTTAATATGGGAACAGATTTTGATGATTTATCTAATAAAGCTTCAACGAGGTACTATGAAGTCAGGGGAAACGACAATGAATTAAATCGTTTTGAGAAAGAGTGTTTACAAAATAGAAGATTGTTATATCACACACTTACGTCAGTAGGTTTTACTAACTATCACGAAGAATGGTGGCATTATGATTTTGGAAATCAACTTTGGGGAAAAGTTTCCAATAACAATGCTATATACTCTTCAATATACATTTAA
- a CDS encoding DNA/RNA non-specific endonuclease produces the protein MQLKWYQKSWGNILLLLSLLILFTSCSQQNNTEIKKNKTQEVSKKRAATVESKKSAPDDEAEKTTSESIGSPSVPATSTPTITSVNGDFDYNKYTLIVVDGGDMSVYRKPNVRVDIGFGDREYWAFTNEYGQLIRVEAKNITLQNPNTEHVLSSGRYYSDEAKVPGTESEELDEGHVIADSLGGVSNAYNITPQDSILNRHGDQAYMEKVIRDAGGCTDFVAVIQYPNTQTQIPNHYKFTYKIQGRSITDEFDNVNPDEVNKNLGETTGTSSTPPKTDHVPAIETISSNEDVSKVDTNHNGSVTIAEAKAAGFKMPITSDSWLYKYMDDRDGDGLVGE, from the coding sequence ATGCAACTAAAATGGTATCAAAAATCATGGGGGAATATTTTATTACTCCTTTCACTACTTATTTTATTTACTAGTTGTTCACAACAAAATAATACAGAAATCAAAAAAAATAAAACTCAAGAAGTAAGCAAAAAGAGAGCAGCCACTGTTGAAAGCAAAAAAAGTGCACCTGACGATGAAGCGGAAAAAACGACTAGTGAAAGCATAGGCAGTCCAAGCGTTCCTGCCACTAGTACACCAACGATAACAAGTGTTAATGGTGACTTTGACTACAATAAATATACACTAATTGTAGTAGATGGCGGAGATATGTCAGTTTATAGAAAGCCGAATGTCAGAGTTGATATCGGGTTTGGCGACAGGGAATACTGGGCTTTTACCAATGAATACGGACAGCTAATTCGTGTTGAGGCAAAAAATATAACACTCCAAAATCCGAATACGGAACATGTTTTATCGTCTGGGAGATACTATTCTGATGAAGCAAAGGTTCCCGGTACAGAGAGTGAAGAATTAGATGAAGGGCATGTGATTGCTGACTCACTTGGGGGAGTATCAAACGCATATAACATTACACCTCAAGACAGCATTCTCAATAGGCACGGAGATCAAGCTTATATGGAAAAAGTGATTCGAGATGCAGGAGGTTGTACAGATTTCGTAGCAGTGATTCAATATCCAAATACCCAGACGCAAATTCCTAACCATTATAAATTCACATACAAAATTCAGGGCAGATCCATTACAGATGAATTTGACAATGTAAACCCAGATGAAGTGAACAAAAATTTAGGAGAAACGACAGGTACTAGCAGTACGCCACCGAAAACAGACCATGTACCAGCAATCGAAACGATAAGTAGTAATGAAGATGTTAGTAAGGTGGATACCAATCATAATGGAAGTGTTACGATCGCTGAAGCCAAAGCTGCTGGCTTTAAAATGCCAATTACGAGCGATTCATGGCTCTATAAATATATGGACGATCGAGATGGTGATGGACTAGTAGGTGAGTAA
- a CDS encoding MarR family winged helix-turn-helix transcriptional regulator yields MIIDLNDIDYMQICVCSNLRKTSRVVTQLYDKLLQPTGLKITQYSMLVNIKRNKDISISKLGEVMLLDQTTVTRNVNILRNNGYVNIIKDHQDSRTKIITLTDLGIEKLKEATYIWSQIQERIVNDIGKETYKNFLETQKIIQKSIELYE; encoded by the coding sequence ATGATTATTGATCTCAATGATATAGACTATATGCAAATTTGCGTTTGTTCAAACCTTAGAAAAACATCAAGAGTTGTTACTCAATTATATGATAAATTGCTACAACCCACTGGCTTAAAAATCACCCAGTATTCTATGCTTGTTAACATTAAACGAAATAAAGACATTTCGATTAGTAAATTAGGAGAGGTTATGCTCCTTGACCAAACAACAGTTACTCGGAATGTGAATATCTTAAGGAATAACGGCTATGTTAACATAATAAAAGATCACCAGGATTCCAGAACAAAAATTATTACATTAACCGATTTAGGAATTGAAAAATTAAAAGAAGCAACTTACATTTGGTCACAAATACAAGAAAGAATCGTAAATGATATAGGTAAAGAAACATACAAAAATTTTTTAGAAACTCAAAAAATCATACAAAAATCAATTGAATTATACGAGTAA
- a CDS encoding SagB family peptide dehydrogenase, translating into MNLDEFLYKLHYETDKVIPPDWEVNWEDAPLPYKLYQGLPVVELSADIPFQFEQKERNTIPDLKEISHFLKLTFGLTQVSESLPFAGQTESVTTLRRFVPSGGALYPNELYIYLKIADLPEGIYHYDAAHHRLLCLREGNFDSYLSRALGNRCDMSSTFGTVFISTYFWKNFFKYHNFSYRLQGLDSGFVIGQLLEVGSRFGFETGVYYHFLDRSVNHLVGINEKEENVYGVIPLSVEKTMNWFREEVVESITAEELCSELEPLKHTHYVRSKEIREYPTIIKMNEACRMDEFPVHQKVEHKKGKEAGGSNIKLPRVDRLSYDFVSACKRRYSPGMDFVLMPIHQHTLSSLLFETISNCSYRNDLDNRIHNLSSRVSLHCCTYNIEGLPDGAYNYDESAHALKQIQSGDFRRALQDGLLSEFVTMAQIPLSFNITGDKNHYRKAYGYRGHRIQHMEAGLLSHRLLLAASALNMGGHPILGFDVHSYDELYRLKTKDQTSLLQIPIGHYQPHPRLQGALHY; encoded by the coding sequence ATGAACCTCGATGAGTTTTTATATAAACTTCATTATGAAACAGACAAAGTCATCCCCCCTGACTGGGAGGTGAACTGGGAAGACGCCCCTCTTCCCTATAAGCTTTACCAAGGTTTGCCTGTGGTGGAACTATCAGCGGACATTCCATTCCAATTCGAACAAAAGGAAAGAAACACAATACCTGATCTTAAAGAGATCAGTCACTTTCTAAAACTTACATTCGGACTCACACAAGTTAGCGAATCGCTGCCTTTTGCTGGTCAAACGGAATCGGTGACAACATTGCGGCGGTTTGTACCTTCTGGCGGCGCATTGTATCCGAACGAACTATATATCTATTTAAAAATCGCTGACCTTCCTGAAGGCATCTATCATTATGACGCAGCACACCATCGATTGCTTTGTTTGAGGGAAGGGAATTTTGACAGTTACTTAAGCCGAGCTCTAGGTAATCGCTGTGACATGTCCTCCACTTTTGGGACTGTCTTTATCTCGACGTATTTTTGGAAGAATTTCTTTAAATACCATAACTTCTCGTACCGCTTGCAAGGGCTCGATTCCGGATTTGTGATCGGTCAGCTACTAGAAGTTGGAAGTCGATTTGGCTTTGAAACAGGAGTCTATTACCACTTTCTTGACCGTTCCGTTAACCACCTGGTAGGGATTAACGAAAAAGAAGAAAATGTGTATGGCGTCATTCCTCTTTCAGTGGAAAAAACGATGAATTGGTTTCGTGAAGAAGTGGTAGAAAGCATTACGGCCGAAGAATTGTGCAGTGAGCTGGAACCGCTAAAACATACACATTACGTTCGTTCCAAAGAAATCAGAGAGTATCCGACGATAATCAAAATGAATGAAGCGTGCAGGATGGATGAGTTCCCAGTCCATCAAAAAGTGGAGCACAAAAAGGGAAAAGAAGCAGGCGGTTCAAACATCAAGCTGCCACGAGTTGATCGGCTGTCTTATGATTTCGTTTCTGCTTGTAAAAGACGTTATTCCCCTGGAATGGATTTTGTTTTAATGCCGATTCATCAACATACATTGTCATCACTTTTATTTGAAACGATTTCAAATTGCTCTTATCGGAATGATTTAGACAACAGAATCCATAATCTCTCTTCTCGTGTTTCACTTCACTGCTGCACGTATAATATAGAAGGGTTGCCTGATGGTGCTTATAACTATGATGAGTCAGCACATGCATTAAAACAAATTCAATCAGGAGATTTCAGACGCGCTTTACAAGACGGATTGTTATCCGAATTTGTAACCATGGCGCAAATTCCGCTCTCCTTCAACATTACTGGTGATAAGAACCATTACCGAAAAGCTTATGGATACCGAGGACATCGCATTCAGCATATGGAAGCTGGCCTTCTATCTCACCGGTTGCTGTTGGCCGCTTCTGCATTAAATATGGGAGGGCATCCTATTCTGGGATTTGATGTGCATTCGTACGATGAACTCTATCGACTGAAAACAAAAGATCAAACCAGCCTGCTTCAGATTCCAATCGGACACTACCAGCCACATCCCAGGTTACAAGGGGCTTTGCATTATTAA
- a CDS encoding aldo/keto reductase translates to MQKVILNNGVEMPILGFGVYQIQDANECEQSVYDAIMTGYRLIDTAASYLNEEAVGRAIKRSGVPREELFITTKLWVQDTGYESTKKAFARSLERLQLDYLDLYLIHQPYGDVFGSWRAMEELYRERKIRAIGVSNFQMDRLMDLMIHNEIIPAINQIETHPFCQQTESHKFMKENNVQIESWGPFAEGRNNMFQNGILVSIAEKYNKSVAQVILRWLTQRGVVAIPKSVHKERIIENINIFDFQLSQEDMDRVATLDTEKSLFFSHNDPEIVKWIGTRKLDI, encoded by the coding sequence ATGCAAAAAGTAATTTTAAACAATGGTGTTGAAATGCCTATACTTGGTTTTGGTGTTTATCAGATTCAAGATGCAAATGAATGTGAACAAAGCGTTTATGACGCTATTATGACAGGTTATCGGCTGATTGATACCGCAGCCTCTTATTTAAATGAAGAAGCAGTAGGAAGAGCCATTAAACGGAGTGGTGTTCCAAGAGAGGAATTGTTTATTACAACAAAACTATGGGTACAAGATACTGGTTATGAAAGTACAAAAAAAGCATTCGCAAGATCATTGGAAAGACTGCAATTGGATTATTTGGATTTGTATTTAATTCATCAGCCATATGGTGATGTATTTGGTTCCTGGCGTGCTATGGAGGAATTGTATCGTGAGAGAAAAATCAGGGCAATTGGAGTTAGTAACTTCCAGATGGATCGTCTAATGGATTTGATGATTCATAATGAAATCATTCCTGCCATAAACCAGATTGAAACGCACCCTTTCTGCCAACAAACAGAAAGTCATAAATTTATGAAAGAGAATAATGTTCAGATAGAGTCCTGGGGACCTTTTGCTGAAGGAAGAAATAATATGTTCCAGAACGGAATTTTAGTATCAATAGCCGAAAAGTATAATAAATCCGTAGCTCAGGTGATTTTACGTTGGCTGACACAAAGAGGAGTCGTTGCAATTCCAAAGTCTGTTCACAAAGAAAGAATCATAGAAAACATCAATATATTTGATTTTCAATTAAGCCAAGAGGATATGGATAGAGTGGCTACATTAGATACGGAAAAAAGCTTGTTCTTTTCACATAACGACCCGGAAATTGTGAAATGGATAGGGACACGTAAACTTGATATTTAA
- a CDS encoding aminoglycoside adenylyltransferase domain-containing protein, with protein MRDLISPYETKHIPDKVDRVLQTYFKKLDDRLPNLLESFYLFGSVSIGPYQEGLSDIDFYAVIIRKLTEADIVILKKIHKEMKSRFAISLDGMYVMREDLEGKNEGESSCPYFNDGKLQGFRPFQLNWIDAFQLKKYGIVVKGLPIEKYNLSVDWNRLKTNLMHNINGYWLNWVNRCERISSPQYFGLFVSSSMIEWGVLGVTRLFYSLREEEITSKMGAGKYALSVVPEEYHLIIREALRIRNGNKFSLYSSIFKRRTDALKYMKFVIKKCNEQI; from the coding sequence ATGCGCGATTTAATTTCACCGTATGAAACAAAACACATTCCAGATAAAGTGGATAGGGTATTACAAACGTACTTTAAAAAGCTTGATGATCGTCTGCCTAACTTACTGGAATCCTTTTATCTTTTCGGCTCTGTTTCAATCGGTCCATATCAAGAAGGATTAAGTGATATTGACTTTTATGCGGTGATAATAAGGAAGTTAACAGAAGCTGACATTGTGATTTTAAAAAAGATACACAAAGAGATGAAAAGTAGATTTGCCATAAGCTTGGATGGCATGTATGTGATGAGAGAGGATTTAGAAGGAAAGAACGAAGGTGAATCATCTTGTCCATATTTTAATGATGGAAAGCTTCAAGGATTCAGACCGTTTCAGCTAAATTGGATCGATGCTTTTCAGCTAAAAAAATACGGGATAGTCGTAAAGGGTCTTCCGATTGAAAAGTATAACTTATCCGTTGACTGGAATCGTTTGAAAACGAACCTGATGCATAACATCAATGGCTATTGGCTGAACTGGGTGAATAGGTGTGAGAGGATCTCATCGCCTCAATATTTTGGCTTGTTTGTGAGCAGCAGCATGATCGAGTGGGGAGTCCTTGGTGTGACACGTCTGTTTTACTCATTGAGAGAAGAGGAAATCACTTCAAAAATGGGGGCAGGGAAATATGCTCTAAGCGTTGTTCCAGAAGAGTATCACCTTATCATCCGTGAAGCTTTAAGAATCAGAAATGGGAATAAGTTTTCTCTCTATAGTTCCATTTTCAAGAGAAGAACAGATGCGCTGAAATACATGAAGTTTGTGATAAAAAAGTGCAATGAACAGATCTAA
- a CDS encoding histidine phosphatase family protein — protein MQLIFIRHGQGEHTLNIPQSLHSFDPKLTNNGVNQAHLLKKLFPLTNQDIIIISPLRRTLQTALIWSGEIKCHKIASPLVSPRMFPQKANCKTLPCDEVLDKETIKTDFPDFQIEEGLSVDLWKYGINTLTEEEFNGLAGNFIRWCKKQDSKRIFIVSHDGTITSYRQYISGKKLTRDDFPKETEWIKIEC, from the coding sequence GTGCAATTAATATTTATCAGACACGGGCAAGGTGAGCATACGCTTAATATTCCACAAAGTTTACATTCATTTGACCCAAAATTAACTAATAATGGAGTCAATCAAGCCCATTTGCTTAAAAAACTATTTCCCTTAACTAATCAAGATATTATAATAATTAGTCCTCTAAGAAGAACTTTGCAAACAGCTTTAATTTGGAGTGGTGAAATAAAGTGCCATAAAATAGCAAGTCCCTTGGTATCACCAAGAATGTTTCCGCAAAAAGCGAATTGCAAAACTTTGCCTTGTGATGAAGTTTTGGATAAGGAAACAATAAAAACAGATTTTCCTGATTTCCAAATAGAAGAGGGTTTATCAGTTGATCTATGGAAATATGGAATAAATACTTTAACTGAGGAAGAATTTAATGGGTTAGCGGGAAACTTCATTCGATGGTGTAAAAAACAAGATAGTAAGAGAATATTTATCGTTTCCCATGATGGAACTATAACTTCTTATAGGCAATATATTAGCGGTAAAAAATTAACACGAGATGATTTTCCAAAAGAGACTGAGTGGATTAAAATTGAGTGCTAA